A portion of the Panthera tigris isolate Pti1 chromosome E1, P.tigris_Pti1_mat1.1, whole genome shotgun sequence genome contains these proteins:
- the FAM187A gene encoding Ig-like V-type domain-containing protein FAM187A, producing the protein MNLAHTTVLLWVWGSLQAFEIVEKEDIFQRTPCPAFLIFDNAAYLADMSFELPCRCKPEEVSAVVWYYQKHLGSSHTKVLTDFDGRVLTEETQARVGSDMLVRFSIRMFSLLVFRAQPEDSGLYFCGTRKGDYFYAYDVDIQSGEGMVATFKDLGQEPFADEHRGSLHIFTAFWEWTPCDRCGVRGEQWRIGLCYLRSPDLSPRYQKTLPDVVSCGSQAVPWKLRATAREHTPELLVQSCVVPCEKKTTQQGVMAIFSYVSKVGSRPWVPQVPIQFHQQRLGHGLIISCPGARPEHAVAWDKDRQYLYRTQYLKGVNRSMRVFIDHGNHLHIRFTQLSDRGIYYCWRQGVQVAGFRLGVTSQGRYRPSFSDPETRSAVELTLIGYLFITAVFVAIHLCRCCCYLFRCCPNFSP; encoded by the coding sequence ATGAACCTGGCCCACACCACGGTGCTCCTGTGGGTGTGGGGGAGTCTCCAGGCCTTTGAAATCGTGGAGAAGGAGGACATCTTTCAGAGGACCCCCTGCCCCGCTTTTCTGATATTTGACAACGCAGCCTACCTGGCAGACATGAGCTTTGAGCTTCCCTGCCGCTGCAAGCCTGAGGAGGTGTCTGCTGTAGTCTGGTACTATCAAAAGCACCTAGGGAGCAGCCACACCAAAGTGCTGACAGACTTCGACGGGCGGGTGCTGACCGAGGAAACCCAGGCGCGCGTGGGCAGTGACATGCTGGTCCGCTTCAGCATCCGCATGTTCAGCCTGTTGGTTTTCCGGGCCCAGCCCGAGGACTCGGGCTTGTATTTTTGTGGCACCCGCAAGGGGGACTACTTCTATGCCTATGATGTGGACATCCAGAGCGGTGAGGGAATGGTGGCCACCTTCAAGGACCTGGGCCAGGAGCCCTTTGCAGACGAGCACCGTGGGAGCCTCCACATCTTCACCGCCTTCTGGGAGTGGACCCCCTGCGACCGCTGTGGGGTCCGTGGGGAGCAGTGGCGCATTGGCCTCTGCTACTTGAGGAGCCCAGATCTCTCCCCACGCTACCAGAAGACGCTGCCCGATGTGGTGTCCTGTGGTTCGCAGGCCGTGCCCTGGAAGCTTCGGGCCACGGCCAGGGAGCACACGCCCGAGCTACTGGTTCAGAGCTGCGTGGTGCCCTGTGAGAAGAAGACGACCCAGCAGGGCGTGATGGCCATCTTCAGTTACGTGTCCAAAGTGGGCAGCCGGCCCTGGGTGCCTCAGGTGCCCATTCAGTTCCACCAGCAGAGGCTGGGCCACGGACTCATCATCTCCTGTCCTGGGGCCCGGCCGGAGCACGCCGTGGCCTGGGACAAGGACCGCCAGTACCTCTACCGAACGCAGTACCTGAAGGGCGTCAACAGGTCCATGAGGGTGTTCATTGACCACGGCAACCATCTCCACATCCGCTTCACCCAGCTAAGTGACCGGGGCATCTACTATTGCTGGCGGCAGGGGGTGCAGGTCGCTGGGTTCCGACTGGGTGTCACGTCTCAAGGCCGCTACCGGCCCTCATTCTCGGACCCTGAGACTCGCTCTGCCGTGGAACTGACCCTGATAGGCTACCTGTTCATCACGGCAGTCTTTGTGGCCATTCACCTCTGTCGTTGCTGCTGTTACTTATTTCGCTGTTGTCCCAACTTCTCCCCCTAG